The proteins below are encoded in one region of Triticum aestivum cultivar Chinese Spring chromosome 1B, IWGSC CS RefSeq v2.1, whole genome shotgun sequence:
- the LOC123097020 gene encoding uncharacterized protein: protein METLPDDVVVEILLRVRDVAALFRCAATCKRCHLLIAEPSFLRRRWPESVSHQSSLLGFFAVQQPRQEPTEGSSTATPMPSFTPVPWSPLGERQRFLAIPDQPQGNQAVVLTSRRGLVVVCAVSLDAPNSVILTVCDPIAGTSRRLPPLKFDNTSSRINGCTIVTRADCCRAKRRGAAPSVYSSFKVFIISFDTQYNFHVFASNESSWRTPINWFKPVDYAGHVVPQQVNIVVCRGMAHWLFGYMSNFYTLNVCAKTTRMSLTKLPVTPNHLGLKFSSALLNVTSDGKLSLLGLYTDCTGLEIWTHQGDNKSEDATADCWHYTKMIELKQPKHSAVNLVQCVCVSEISGKLLVKDNQDCVHIVHLQTGAMDNVTDWFCGIVTMAVPFEVDWPALFMSRLARGGIKRNKLRRAISKIAYHLWGPIVVSIIFGSVAMSRYY, encoded by the coding sequence ATGGAGACGCTTcccgacgacgtggtggtggagatCCTGTTGCGCGTGAGGGATGTGGCAGCCCTCTTCCGCTGCGCCGCGACGTGCAAACGATGCCACCTCCTCATCGCCGAGCCGTCTTTTCTCCGCCGCCGCTGGCCGGAGAGCGTGAGCCACCAGTCCTCCCTACTCGGCTTCTTTGCGGTGCAACAGCCCCGTCAAGAACCAACAGAAGGGAGCTCTACGGCTACGCCCATGCCGTCCTTCACCCCGGTGCCATGGTCCCCCCTCGGAGAGCGCCAGCGCTTCCTCGCCATCCCTGATCAGCCTCAGGGCAACCAGGCAGTGGTGCTCACCTCGCGCCGTGGCCTTGTTGTTGTGTGCGCCGTCTCACTCGACGCCCCCAACAGCGTGATCCTGACAGTGTGCGATCCAATCGCCGGCACAAGTCGCCGGCTGCCTCCGTTGAAATTCGACAATACGTCTTCTCGAATAAATGGATGTACCATTGTAACCCGTGCGGATTGTTGCCGGGCCAaacggcgaggggcggcgccgtCAGTCTACTCGTCCTTCAAAGTGTTCATCATCAGCTTCGACACACAGTACAATTTTCACGTGTTCGCGTCCAATGAGTCGAGCTGGAGAACGCCTATAAACTGGTTTAAACCTGTGGATTATGCCGGACATGTGGTGCCACAGCAGGTCAACATTGTCGTGTGCCGAGGCATGGCACACTGGCTCTTTGGGTACATGTCAAACTTCTACACACTCAATGTGTGTGCTAAGACCACGCGGATGTCTTTAACTAAGCTACCAGTCACACCGAACCACCTCGGCCTCAAGTTTTCCAGTGCCCTGCTTAATGTCACCAGTGACGGGAAGCTATCGTTGCTTGGTTTATATACGGACTGCACCGGGCTGGAGATCTGGACACATCAAGGTGACAACAAGAGTGAAGATGCCACGGCAGACTGCTGGCATTACACCAAGATGATTGAGCTAAAACAACCCAAGCACAGTGCGGTCAACCTGGTGCAATGTGTGTGCGTGAGCGAGATAAGCGGTAAACTGCTTGTCAAGGACAATCAAGATTGCGTGCACATTGTACATCTCCAAACTGGGGCGATGGACAATGTCACCGACTGGTTTTGCGGCATTGTCACGATGGCTGTCCCATTTGAGGTGGATTGGCCAGCCTTGTTCATGTCTCGCTTGGCGCGCGGTGGAATCAAGCGGAATAAACTGAGAAGAGCTATATCAAAAATTGCTTACCATTTATGGGGACCAATAGTTGTGTCAATTATCTTTGGGTCAGTTGCTATGAGTCGGTACTATTAG